A region of Rhodamnia argentea isolate NSW1041297 chromosome 9, ASM2092103v1, whole genome shotgun sequence DNA encodes the following proteins:
- the LOC115730976 gene encoding cell number regulator 6, which produces MADGNAQSRYVKLTRDQAPLEDITPGELNQPVEIPQLNVRRCSECGQPLPESYQAPADEDWTTGICACADDPESCWTGLFCPCVLFGRNVETLRDDIPWTNGCVCHAICVEGGLALAAATGMFHGIDPKTSFLLCESLLFAWWICGIYTGLFRQSLQNKYHLKNSPCDPCLVHCCMHWCALCQEHREMKNHLSDNAAMPVPVVNPPPVQEMSSKDDQESAVAPPAPASKDPESTNLEMQPL; this is translated from the exons ATGGCGGATGGGAATGCGCAGTCGAGATACGTGAAGTTGACGAGAGACCAAGCGCCATTGGAGGACATCACTCCCGGAGAGCTCAACCAGCCCGTGGAAATCCCTCAG TTGAATGTCCGTAGATGTTCTGAATGTGGGCAACCCTTACCTGAAAGTTACCAGGCCCCAGCTGACGAAGATTGGACAACTGGCATTTGTGCTTGTGCTGATGATCCTGAAAGCT GCTGGACAGGGCTATTCTGCCCTTGTGTGCTGTTTGGCCGCAATGTAGAAACATTGAGAGATGATATTCCTTGGACAAATGGTTGTGTTTGCCATGCCATATGTGTTGAAGGTGGGTTGGCTCTTGCCGCAGCGACAGGAATGTTTCACGGTATTGATCCTAAGACATCATTTCTTTTGTGCGAGAGTCTGCTTTTTGCTTGGTGGATCTGTGGCATCTACACTGGCCTCTTTCGGCAGTCATTACAGAATAAGTATCATCTGAAG AATTCACCATGCGATCCATGTCTAGTGCACTGCTGCATGCACTGGTGCGCATTGTGCCAGGAGCACCGGGAGATGAAGAATCATCTCTCTGATAATGCCGCGATGCCTGTGCCTGTTGTTAACCCTCCTCCCGTTCAAGAGATGAGCTCTAAAGACGACCAAGAATCCGCAGTTGCGCCACCTGCCCCTGCGTCCAAGGATCCAGAAAGCACCAATTTGGAAATGCAGCCATTGTAG